A genomic region of Alistipes megaguti contains the following coding sequences:
- a CDS encoding FtsL-like putative cell division protein produces the protein MYQDHEFDPITPEEQARRDEEAEFARRVRREVRRMERGEVDEEIRAEEEAEAAEEEARQAEARQREARERRRRSSTLWQLFSGTILVRRGVSRYYPYLLTIAGMFFLSIVVMFWSLHLDMRYTRLEREVQKLRERSIRLQEQRFQRTTHSAIIEELHARGIDLYDPLAPGEIIEN, from the coding sequence ATGTATCAGGACCACGAATTCGATCCCATCACTCCCGAGGAGCAGGCCCGGCGCGACGAGGAGGCGGAGTTCGCCCGCCGCGTGCGCCGCGAGGTGCGCCGCATGGAGCGCGGCGAGGTCGACGAGGAGATCCGCGCCGAGGAGGAGGCCGAAGCGGCCGAGGAGGAGGCCCGGCAGGCCGAAGCACGCCAGCGCGAGGCCCGCGAACGCCGCCGACGGTCGAGCACCCTGTGGCAGCTCTTCTCGGGGACGATTCTCGTGCGCCGCGGGGTGTCGCGCTACTACCCCTATCTGCTGACCATCGCCGGGATGTTCTTCCTGAGCATCGTGGTGATGTTCTGGTCGTTGCACCTCGACATGCGCTACACGCGTCTCGAACGCGAGGTGCAGAAGCTGCGCGAACGCTCGATCCGCCTGCAGGAGCAGCGCTTCCAGCGCACGACCCACTCGGCCATCATCGAAGAGCTCCATGCCCGGGGCATCGACCTCTACGACCCGCTCGCACCGGGTGAAATCATCGAAAACTGA
- the rsmH gene encoding 16S rRNA (cytosine(1402)-N(4))-methyltransferase RsmH encodes MSAYHTPVLLEESVALLGIRPDGIYADLTFGGGGHSRRILADLGPQGRLYGFDQDRDTRENCPDDARFHYVESNFRFLRGALRLRGVTAVDGILADLGVSSHHFDDLERGFSFRGDAPLDMRMNQRGRLTAADVVNTYPSGDLTRILGDWGELETPWKVANCLVKARAEAPLTTTAGLVAAVKPCTPARDPSKFLTKLFQALRIEVNGEMEALKMALEQSLKVLKPGGRLVVISYHSLEDRLVKNFLRSGNFTGEVEKDFYGRPLAPFEALTRKAVTPSDEELARNPRSRSAKLRAAVKR; translated from the coding sequence ATGTCTGCCTACCATACACCCGTACTGCTGGAAGAGTCTGTGGCCCTGCTGGGTATCCGTCCCGACGGCATCTACGCCGACCTGACGTTCGGCGGCGGAGGCCATTCGCGCCGCATCCTGGCCGACCTCGGACCCCAGGGGCGGCTCTATGGTTTCGACCAGGACCGCGATACCCGCGAAAATTGCCCCGACGACGCGCGGTTCCACTACGTGGAGAGCAACTTCCGCTTTCTGCGCGGGGCGCTGCGGCTGCGCGGCGTGACCGCGGTTGACGGTATTCTGGCCGATCTGGGGGTCTCGTCCCACCACTTCGACGATCTTGAACGCGGCTTCTCGTTCCGCGGCGACGCCCCGCTCGACATGCGCATGAACCAGCGCGGACGGTTAACGGCCGCCGATGTGGTCAATACCTATCCGAGCGGGGATTTGACCCGCATCCTGGGCGACTGGGGCGAGCTGGAGACTCCGTGGAAGGTGGCCAACTGTCTGGTGAAGGCCCGGGCGGAGGCTCCCCTGACGACCACGGCCGGACTGGTTGCGGCGGTGAAGCCCTGTACGCCGGCCCGGGATCCCTCGAAATTCCTCACGAAACTCTTCCAGGCGCTGCGCATCGAGGTCAACGGCGAGATGGAGGCGCTGAAGATGGCCCTCGAACAGAGTCTGAAGGTCCTCAAACCCGGCGGACGGCTGGTGGTCATCTCCTACCATTCGCTCGAAGACCGGCTGGTGAAGAACTTCCTGCGCAGCGGAAACTTTACGGGCGAGGTCGAAAAGGACTTTTACGGGCGTCCGCTCGCCCCGTTCGAGGCGCTGACCCGCAAGGCCGTCACTCCCTCGGACGAGGAGCTGGCGCGCAATCCCCGATCCCGTTCGGCGAAACTCCGGGCGGCCGTAAAACGCTGA
- a CDS encoding acyltransferase, translating to MPQIDIGAVLREKAPRAARWIPRPIVGWLRRTIHEREINHILASYWTLPPQEFIRAAFREWQVTYSAQGLERLDPRGRYLFVSNHPFGGMDGMMLADKLIERFGDARVVVNDLLMHLEPLRPLWIPVNKHGAQNAAYARKFDEEFFGDLPILTFPAGLCSRTVNGRVTDPEWKVSFLKKAYASQRQIVPVFVEGRLSNFFYRLYHLRKALGVKFNIEMLWLPDEMFSQKGRHFRIVVGDPIPVSELQHLGSLREQAEEVRKKAYFLEKKLKEPAKSR from the coding sequence ATGCCTCAGATAGACATCGGCGCCGTGCTGCGGGAAAAGGCCCCGCGTGCGGCCCGCTGGATCCCCCGCCCGATAGTCGGATGGCTCCGCCGTACGATCCACGAACGGGAGATCAACCACATTCTCGCCAGCTACTGGACGCTGCCGCCGCAGGAGTTCATCCGTGCGGCCTTCCGCGAGTGGCAGGTCACCTACTCCGCGCAGGGGCTCGAACGTCTCGACCCGCGCGGGCGCTACCTCTTCGTCTCGAACCACCCGTTCGGGGGTATGGACGGCATGATGCTGGCCGACAAGCTGATCGAACGTTTCGGCGATGCCCGCGTGGTGGTCAACGACCTGTTGATGCACCTCGAACCGCTGCGGCCGCTCTGGATCCCGGTCAACAAGCACGGCGCGCAGAATGCGGCCTATGCCCGCAAGTTCGACGAGGAGTTCTTCGGCGACCTTCCGATCCTGACCTTCCCGGCGGGGCTCTGCTCGCGGACGGTCAACGGCCGGGTCACCGACCCCGAATGGAAGGTGAGCTTTCTGAAAAAGGCCTACGCCTCGCAGCGGCAGATCGTCCCGGTCTTCGTCGAGGGGCGTCTGTCGAACTTCTTCTACCGCCTCTACCACCTGCGCAAGGCGCTGGGCGTGAAGTTCAACATCGAGATGCTGTGGCTTCCCGACGAGATGTTCTCGCAGAAGGGGCGCCACTTCCGCATCGTCGTGGGCGACCCGATTCCGGTGAGCGAACTCCAGCACCTGGGCTCGCTGCGCGAACAGGCCGAAGAGGTACGCAAAAAGGCGTATTTTCTGGAAAAAAAGCTCAAAGAACCGGCAAAATCCCGCTAA
- a CDS encoding GNAT family N-acetyltransferase produces the protein MEPIIEPVDRELLLAELTPARKVRDTHRAGNEIYIFPAAECPALMREIGRLREVAFRSAGGGTGHEVDIDEEDLAPDGYYQLIVWDPAAREIIGGYRFIICTTPNPRHLSTEHYFRFSERFRRKYLPRTIELGRSFIQPSYQARGNSKSIYALDNLWDGLGALIVLNPKAKYLFGKVTMYTTYKAVARNALIWFLRRYFPDREGLVEGIHPLRLDLDDPYYEELFSGETYMENYRILIQKVREFNENIPPLINAYMNLSPTMRVFDTVSNPDFGGVEETGILVTIRDIYPEKRLRYTRWQGWRANLKHRREEFSEQLRQHLGRITKKRDA, from the coding sequence ATGGAACCCATCATCGAACCCGTCGACCGGGAGCTGCTGCTGGCTGAACTGACCCCGGCCCGCAAAGTCCGCGACACCCATCGGGCCGGCAACGAAATCTATATCTTCCCGGCTGCGGAGTGTCCGGCGCTGATGCGCGAAATCGGACGACTGCGCGAAGTGGCCTTCCGGAGCGCCGGCGGCGGCACGGGCCACGAGGTCGACATCGACGAGGAGGATCTCGCCCCCGACGGCTACTACCAGCTCATCGTCTGGGACCCGGCCGCCCGCGAGATCATCGGCGGCTACCGCTTTATCATCTGCACGACGCCCAATCCGCGCCACCTCTCCACGGAGCACTACTTCCGCTTCAGCGAGCGTTTCCGCCGCAAATACCTGCCCCGCACCATCGAACTGGGGCGTTCATTCATCCAGCCCTCCTACCAGGCGCGCGGCAACTCGAAGAGCATCTATGCGCTGGACAACCTCTGGGACGGACTGGGGGCGCTGATCGTGCTGAATCCCAAGGCGAAATACCTCTTCGGCAAGGTCACCATGTACACCACCTACAAGGCTGTGGCGCGCAATGCGCTGATCTGGTTTCTGCGCCGCTACTTCCCCGACCGCGAGGGGCTGGTCGAGGGGATTCACCCGCTCCGGCTCGATCTGGACGACCCCTACTACGAGGAGCTCTTTTCGGGCGAGACCTATATGGAGAATTACCGCATTCTGATCCAGAAGGTGCGGGAGTTCAACGAGAACATTCCGCCGCTAATCAACGCCTACATGAATCTCTCCCCGACGATGCGGGTCTTCGACACGGTGTCGAACCCCGACTTCGGCGGCGTGGAGGAGACGGGGATCCTGGTGACGATCCGGGACATCTACCCCGAAAAGAGGCTTCGCTATACGCGTTGGCAGGGTTGGCGGGCCAACCTCAAGCACCGCCGCGAGGAGTTCAGCGAACAGTTGCGCCAGCATCTCGGGCGCATCACCAAAAAACGGGACGCCTGA
- a CDS encoding sigma-54 dependent transcriptional regulator, producing the protein MERILIVDDDITFALMLRTWLSKRGFDVETASTVAAARTALGDGGFSLVLSDMRLPDQDGIALLQWMSGAGIETPVIVMTSYAEIQNAVRCMKLGARDYVAKPVNPDELLKKIREALEKPVEVPIEAPVEAKNARRGAAKAVPAPTPPDYIEGRSDASRRLYEYIRLVAPTNMSVLVNGASGTGKEHVAQLIHRNSKRAGKPFVAVDCGAIPRELAASEFFGHVKGSFTGAVSDKKGAFEAADGGTLFLDEVGNLTYETQVQLLRALQERRIRPVGGNREIPVDIRLVAATNEDLEAAIARGTFRADLYHRINSFSLRVPSLRERREDIPLFADFFLDQANRELDKRIVGFEAKAVKALAGYEWPGNLRQLKNTVMSATLLAAGEYITLGDLPREITEPSASGTSFSLHDPVSEEEQIRRALAAAGGNKSQAAKLLGIDRKTLYNKMHLYGIE; encoded by the coding sequence ATGGAACGGATTCTGATTGTAGACGATGATATTACGTTTGCGCTGATGCTGCGCACGTGGCTCTCGAAACGCGGCTTCGACGTGGAGACCGCGTCGACGGTCGCAGCCGCACGCACGGCCCTCGGCGACGGCGGTTTTTCGTTGGTGTTGAGTGATATGCGCTTGCCCGACCAGGACGGGATCGCCCTGCTGCAGTGGATGTCGGGTGCGGGGATCGAAACCCCGGTGATCGTCATGACGAGCTATGCCGAGATTCAGAACGCGGTGCGCTGCATGAAACTCGGGGCCCGCGACTACGTGGCCAAGCCGGTGAATCCCGACGAACTGCTCAAAAAGATCCGCGAAGCGCTGGAGAAGCCCGTTGAGGTCCCTATTGAGGCCCCCGTGGAGGCGAAAAACGCCCGGCGGGGCGCGGCGAAGGCGGTTCCGGCCCCCACGCCGCCCGACTATATCGAAGGGCGGAGCGATGCTTCGCGCCGACTCTACGAATACATCCGGCTGGTGGCCCCGACCAACATGTCGGTCCTGGTAAACGGGGCCAGCGGAACGGGCAAGGAGCATGTGGCGCAGCTCATCCACCGGAACAGTAAACGCGCCGGGAAACCCTTCGTAGCGGTCGATTGCGGCGCCATTCCCCGGGAGTTGGCCGCCTCGGAGTTCTTCGGTCATGTCAAGGGTTCGTTCACCGGTGCGGTGAGCGACAAGAAGGGGGCCTTCGAGGCGGCCGACGGCGGAACGCTCTTTCTGGACGAGGTGGGCAACCTCACCTATGAGACCCAGGTCCAGTTGCTGCGGGCCCTGCAGGAGCGGCGGATCCGTCCCGTGGGCGGGAACCGCGAAATCCCGGTCGATATTCGCCTGGTGGCCGCCACGAACGAGGACCTCGAAGCCGCCATTGCCCGGGGAACCTTCCGGGCCGACCTCTACCATCGGATCAACTCCTTCTCGCTGCGGGTCCCCAGCCTGCGGGAGCGGCGCGAGGATATTCCGCTCTTCGCCGACTTCTTCCTCGACCAGGCCAACCGGGAACTCGACAAACGGATCGTCGGATTCGAGGCAAAGGCTGTCAAGGCGCTCGCGGGATACGAGTGGCCGGGGAATCTGCGGCAATTGAAGAATACGGTGATGTCGGCGACCCTGCTCGCCGCGGGGGAGTACATTACGCTCGGGGACCTTCCGCGCGAAATCACCGAACCCTCGGCGTCCGGAACGTCGTTCTCGCTGCACGACCCCGTGTCGGAGGAGGAGCAGATCCGCCGGGCCCTGGCCGCTGCCGGGGGCAACAAGTCGCAGGCCGCCAAACTCCTCGGCATCGACCGCAAGACGCTCTACAACAAAATGCACCTCTACGGCATCGAGTAA
- a CDS encoding ATP-binding protein: protein MKESKFVKTKIVAGYVLLVAVSILAVAYVYRAVVRFSAPDRDYALLHTKRTAVNRTLYHLYQAESYGQLMIAGYLSYENRYRSELRTVQGCIDSLRALTGREDTLQRLRLDSITRLLGDKERRTMRLRQTIRAGSTAGLLDKNIRELIGPQTSIVADTTPLRRLQQVSGLFGAPADSGEMVPRRGAGRLMLPVGVVRDTIELVLQALQDSVTSNRLLIYDRAWQEGLRLSYSNDLVNMKIYSLILDFEAEDTALLMRRIRRSEGIRRRASHILGGVTGGSILLMLFFVGILWRDVNRGNRYRRELERANREKESLLAAREQLMLAITHDIKAPLGSVMGYIDLLSRLTDDKRQELYLHNMKDSSEHLLALVNSLLDFYRLDINKIEVNRVAFCPAQLFEAIRAGFAASAAARGLDLRFETGEGAARTVEGDAFHIRQIADNLLSNALKFTDRGWVKLRVDVVRGELIFSVRDTGRGIGREERERIFAEFVRLSSARGVDGFGLGLSIVDRLVKLLGGRISLESRLGEGSRFIVTLPVRETGEVGTFSGSASGPESAAEAPAVPAEPAAGQREWRVLLVDDDPLQLEMTAAMCRRADITAESCPYPEYVGKLVGEGRFDLVLTDIQMPTADGFTVLKTVHEVDPTLPVVAVSARGELDAADFRGKGFAGCLRKPFTSGELLEAIRAACGEGPDSGEPGEPGRSGGSGAADAPQPDRVDFSALTAYAGDDAEAARSILHSFAEQTAANCNDLEKALDAGDEAAVKALAHKMIPIFTMLGAREVAEVLRRAENRDEAAAGVQTAALRTVIGKIRAIVAEAEKKLTL, encoded by the coding sequence GTGAAGGAGTCGAAATTCGTCAAAACCAAGATCGTGGCGGGCTACGTGCTGCTGGTGGCCGTCAGTATCCTCGCCGTCGCCTATGTCTACCGGGCGGTGGTGCGTTTCTCGGCGCCCGATCGGGACTATGCCCTCCTCCATACCAAGCGTACGGCCGTCAACCGCACGCTCTACCACCTCTATCAGGCCGAGAGTTACGGCCAGCTGATGATTGCCGGCTACCTCTCCTACGAGAACCGCTACCGCAGCGAACTGCGCACCGTGCAGGGCTGCATCGACTCGCTGCGTGCGCTGACCGGGCGTGAGGATACCCTGCAGCGGCTGCGGCTGGACAGCATCACGCGGCTGCTCGGGGACAAGGAGCGCCGTACGATGCGTCTGCGGCAGACGATCCGTGCCGGATCCACGGCCGGACTGCTCGACAAGAACATCCGCGAACTGATCGGCCCGCAGACGAGTATCGTGGCCGATACGACCCCCTTGCGACGGCTGCAGCAGGTCTCCGGGCTGTTCGGTGCGCCGGCGGATTCGGGAGAGATGGTCCCGCGCCGCGGGGCCGGCAGGCTGATGCTGCCCGTGGGGGTGGTCAGGGATACCATCGAACTGGTGCTCCAGGCCCTGCAGGACAGCGTCACGAGCAACCGTCTGCTGATCTACGACCGCGCCTGGCAGGAGGGGCTGCGCCTCAGCTACAGCAACGATCTGGTGAACATGAAGATCTACAGCCTGATCCTCGACTTCGAGGCCGAGGATACGGCGTTGCTGATGCGGCGCATCCGTCGTTCGGAGGGGATCCGGCGCCGCGCGTCGCACATCCTGGGCGGGGTGACCGGCGGTTCGATCCTGCTGATGCTCTTCTTCGTGGGGATCCTCTGGCGCGACGTCAACCGCGGGAACCGCTACCGCCGCGAACTCGAACGCGCCAACCGCGAGAAGGAGTCGCTGCTGGCCGCCCGCGAACAGCTGATGCTGGCCATCACGCACGACATCAAGGCTCCGCTGGGGTCGGTGATGGGTTATATCGACCTCCTGTCGCGACTGACCGACGACAAGCGCCAGGAGCTCTATCTGCACAACATGAAGGACTCGTCGGAGCACCTCCTGGCGCTGGTCAACAGCCTGCTGGATTTCTACCGGCTGGATATCAACAAGATCGAGGTCAACCGCGTGGCGTTCTGTCCGGCACAGCTCTTCGAGGCCATCCGGGCGGGATTCGCCGCTTCGGCCGCGGCCCGGGGGCTCGACCTGCGCTTCGAAACCGGTGAAGGGGCCGCCCGCACGGTGGAGGGGGATGCCTTCCACATCCGGCAGATTGCCGACAACCTGTTGTCCAATGCCTTGAAATTCACCGACCGGGGATGGGTGAAACTGCGGGTCGACGTCGTCCGCGGCGAGCTGATCTTCTCGGTGCGCGACACGGGCCGCGGCATCGGCCGCGAGGAGCGGGAGCGGATCTTCGCCGAATTTGTCCGGTTGAGTTCGGCCCGCGGGGTCGACGGCTTCGGACTGGGTCTTTCGATCGTCGACCGGCTCGTGAAGCTTCTCGGCGGGCGGATCTCGCTCGAAAGCCGTCTCGGGGAGGGCAGCCGTTTCATCGTGACGCTCCCGGTCCGGGAGACCGGGGAGGTGGGGACCTTTTCCGGGAGCGCATCCGGTCCCGAATCCGCCGCGGAGGCTCCGGCAGTTCCGGCGGAGCCTGCGGCCGGGCAGCGCGAATGGCGGGTCCTGCTGGTCGATGACGACCCGCTGCAGCTGGAGATGACGGCGGCGATGTGCCGCCGGGCCGACATCACCGCCGAGAGCTGCCCCTATCCGGAGTATGTGGGAAAACTCGTCGGTGAGGGGCGTTTCGATCTGGTGCTGACCGATATACAGATGCCGACGGCCGACGGGTTCACCGTCCTGAAGACCGTGCACGAGGTCGATCCGACGCTGCCCGTGGTGGCGGTTTCGGCCCGTGGGGAGCTCGATGCGGCGGATTTCCGGGGAAAAGGGTTTGCTGGATGTCTGCGCAAGCCCTTCACGTCGGGTGAACTGTTAGAGGCGATCCGTGCGGCCTGCGGTGAAGGGCCGGATTCCGGAGAGCCCGGGGAACCCGGTCGTTCCGGAGGTTCCGGGGCGGCCGATGCTCCGCAGCCGGACCGGGTCGATTTTTCGGCCCTGACGGCCTATGCGGGCGACGATGCCGAGGCGGCCCGGAGTATCCTGCACTCCTTTGCCGAACAGACCGCGGCCAATTGCAATGACCTCGAAAAGGCCCTCGATGCGGGCGACGAAGCCGCGGTGAAGGCCCTGGCCCACAAGATGATCCCGATCTTCACGATGCTCGGGGCCCGGGAGGTGGCCGAAGTCCTGCGGCGGGCCGAAAACCGCGACGAAGCGGCCGCCGGAGTGCAGACCGCTGCCTTGCGGACGGTGATCGGGAAAATCCGTGCGATCGTTGCGGAAGCGGAAAAAAAGCTAACTTTGTAG
- a CDS encoding ABC transporter ATP-binding protein, translating into MKDLLTVEHVSKRYAEHTALDDVSLSIPEGSVYGLLGPNGAGKTTLIRIINRITAPDSGRVLFDGREIAPEDVRRIGYLPEERGLYKKMKVGEQALFFARLKGLSRREATARLREWFERFGIEAWWDKRVEELSKGMAQKVQFIVTVLHRPRLLIFDEPFSGFDPINANLLKEQILRLRDEGATVIFSTHNMSSVEEICDHITLINRSKNILSGRVDEIRRRHGSNLFEVAFRGDEAALRRAVEGRCEILDGAEGEESLYRTLKLHVAGDDEVRGVIAAVNEAVDLRSFRELIPSMNDIFIRAVNGTL; encoded by the coding sequence ATGAAGGATTTACTCACGGTCGAGCACGTCTCGAAACGCTACGCCGAACATACGGCCCTCGACGACGTCTCGCTCTCGATCCCCGAAGGATCGGTCTACGGACTGCTCGGCCCCAACGGCGCCGGCAAAACGACCCTCATCCGCATCATCAACCGCATTACGGCTCCCGACAGCGGCCGCGTCCTCTTCGACGGCCGCGAAATCGCCCCCGAGGATGTCCGCCGCATCGGCTACCTGCCCGAGGAGCGCGGACTCTACAAGAAGATGAAGGTGGGCGAACAGGCCCTCTTCTTCGCCCGGCTGAAGGGGTTGTCGCGCCGCGAGGCGACGGCGCGCCTGCGGGAGTGGTTCGAGCGGTTCGGCATCGAGGCGTGGTGGGACAAGCGCGTCGAGGAGCTCTCGAAGGGGATGGCCCAGAAGGTGCAGTTCATCGTCACGGTGCTCCACCGGCCGCGGCTGCTGATCTTCGACGAACCCTTCTCGGGCTTCGACCCGATCAACGCCAACCTGCTCAAGGAGCAGATCCTCCGCCTGCGCGACGAGGGGGCCACGGTGATCTTCTCGACCCACAACATGTCGTCCGTGGAGGAGATCTGCGACCACATCACGCTGATCAACCGTTCGAAGAATATCCTCTCGGGACGCGTCGACGAGATCCGCCGCCGCCACGGTTCGAACCTCTTCGAAGTGGCCTTCCGCGGTGACGAGGCGGCGCTGCGCCGCGCCGTCGAGGGGCGTTGCGAGATCCTCGACGGCGCCGAAGGGGAGGAGTCCCTCTACCGGACGCTGAAGCTCCATGTGGCCGGCGACGACGAGGTGCGCGGCGTCATTGCGGCCGTGAACGAGGCGGTCGACCTGCGCTCGTTCCGCGAACTGATCCCCTCGATGAACGACATCTTCATCCGCGCCGTCAACGGCACCCTCTGA
- a CDS encoding ABC transporter permease has translation MARSNILLIIQREFNERVRKKTFILSTLITPILMIALMAAPALIMKYSRGEQKHIAVIDDSGVVAPHLESSDGIRFEPTDLPPEAARRELTDLFGVLCIGRDILTNPNDVQLYANASTSLSLETDITDQIAKILETEKLKAYDIKDLDRILAEVKTTVTMKTFRNDKSQEEDTQAQSSVAATAIGYVLGFILYIFLLTYGSMVMQSVIEEKNSRVLEVMVSSVRPFDLMMGKILGVAAVAVVQILLWGLLVTVVGGVVMPRLLPADALAGVQAMQQGMPDAASMSGLDPEMMQALATMTDLGYMLKIFGCLLLFVVGGYLLYSAMFAAVGSAVDNIQDASQLQMPITLPIILALLAMLAVIEDPNSQLSFWFSIIPFTSPVVMMARIPYDIPWWEIGLSLAVLYASFVGMVWLAAKIYRVGIFMYGKKPTLKELAKWVRYKY, from the coding sequence ATGGCCCGATCCAACATACTGCTGATCATCCAGCGCGAATTCAACGAACGCGTCCGCAAAAAGACCTTCATCCTCTCGACGCTCATCACCCCGATCCTGATGATTGCGCTGATGGCCGCCCCGGCCCTCATCATGAAGTACTCGCGCGGGGAACAGAAGCACATCGCCGTCATCGACGACAGCGGCGTGGTGGCCCCGCACCTCGAAAGCAGCGACGGGATCCGCTTCGAGCCGACCGACCTGCCCCCCGAAGCGGCCCGCCGGGAGCTGACCGACCTCTTCGGCGTGCTGTGCATCGGTCGGGACATCCTCACCAACCCGAACGACGTGCAGCTCTACGCCAACGCCTCGACATCGCTTTCGCTCGAAACCGACATCACCGACCAGATCGCCAAGATCCTCGAGACCGAAAAGCTCAAGGCCTACGACATCAAGGATCTCGACCGGATCCTCGCGGAGGTGAAGACCACGGTCACGATGAAAACCTTCCGCAACGACAAGTCGCAGGAGGAGGATACACAGGCGCAGTCGTCGGTCGCCGCCACGGCCATCGGCTACGTGTTGGGATTCATCCTCTACATCTTCCTGCTGACCTACGGCTCGATGGTCATGCAGTCGGTCATCGAGGAGAAGAACAGCCGCGTGCTGGAGGTGATGGTCTCGTCGGTAAGGCCCTTCGACCTGATGATGGGCAAGATTCTCGGCGTGGCGGCCGTCGCCGTGGTGCAGATCCTGCTGTGGGGGCTTCTCGTGACGGTGGTCGGAGGGGTCGTGATGCCCCGACTGCTGCCCGCCGATGCGCTGGCCGGGGTGCAGGCCATGCAGCAGGGGATGCCCGACGCCGCCTCGATGAGCGGTCTGGATCCCGAGATGATGCAGGCTCTGGCCACGATGACCGATCTGGGCTACATGCTCAAGATCTTCGGCTGTCTGCTGCTGTTCGTCGTGGGGGGCTACCTGCTCTACTCGGCGATGTTCGCCGCCGTGGGGTCGGCCGTCGACAACATCCAGGACGCCTCGCAGCTGCAGATGCCCATCACGCTGCCGATCATCCTCGCCCTGCTGGCCATGCTGGCCGTCATCGAGGACCCCAATTCGCAGCTCTCGTTCTGGTTCTCGATCATTCCCTTCACGTCGCCCGTCGTGATGATGGCGCGCATCCCCTACGACATCCCCTGGTGGGAGATCGGCCTCTCGCTGGCGGTGCTCTACGCCTCGTTCGTGGGAATGGTCTGGCTGGCGGCCAAGATCTACCGCGTGGGCATCTTCATGTACGGCAAGAAACCGACCCTGAAGGAGCTCGCCAAGTGGGTGCGGTACAAATACTGA
- a CDS encoding phosphoglycerate kinase translates to MNSIDTYDFKGKRAIIRVDFNVPLNEKGEVTDDTRIRAAMPTIKKVLAEGGSVILMSHMGRPKKNPDPKYSLEQIIPAIEKNLGVKVQFAGDCMGEKAAEMAKNLKPGEVMLLENLRFYAEEEGKPRGLAEDATKEEKDAAKKALKEGPQKEFVKKLASYADCYINDAFGTAHRKHASTYLIAKYFPNDKMFGYLMEKEVKAISSLMEAPQHPFCAIIGGSKVSTKIGVIKSLIEKVDSIVIGGGMTYTFAAAQGGKVGNSICEPDMFPVALEILELAKKKGVQLVMSPDALIADAFSADANTSTAPADNIPDGWEGVDIADEGKKIFREHILGCKTILWNGPVGVFEIDKFATGSKEVALAIAEATKKGAYSLIGGGDSVACINKFGLADQVSYISTGGGALLEYIEFGTLPGVEAIRE, encoded by the coding sequence ATGAACTCGATTGACACTTACGATTTCAAAGGCAAACGCGCGATCATCCGCGTGGATTTCAATGTGCCCCTCAACGAGAAGGGCGAGGTAACCGACGACACGCGTATCCGTGCCGCCATGCCGACGATCAAGAAGGTCCTGGCCGAAGGCGGTTCGGTGATCCTCATGTCGCACATGGGTCGCCCGAAGAAGAACCCCGATCCGAAATATTCGCTCGAGCAGATCATCCCCGCCATCGAGAAGAACCTGGGCGTAAAGGTTCAGTTCGCCGGCGACTGCATGGGTGAGAAGGCCGCCGAGATGGCCAAGAACCTCAAGCCGGGCGAAGTGATGCTGCTGGAAAACCTGCGCTTCTACGCCGAGGAGGAGGGCAAACCGCGCGGTCTGGCCGAGGACGCCACCAAGGAGGAAAAGGATGCCGCCAAGAAGGCCCTGAAGGAGGGTCCGCAGAAGGAGTTCGTCAAGAAGCTGGCCTCGTATGCCGACTGCTACATCAACGACGCCTTCGGTACGGCACACCGCAAGCACGCGTCGACCTACCTGATCGCCAAGTACTTCCCCAACGACAAGATGTTCGGCTACCTGATGGAGAAGGAGGTCAAGGCCATCTCGTCGCTCATGGAGGCTCCGCAGCACCCGTTCTGCGCCATCATCGGCGGTTCGAAGGTTTCGACCAAGATCGGCGTCATCAAGTCGTTGATCGAGAAGGTTGACTCGATCGTCATCGGCGGCGGCATGACCTACACGTTCGCCGCAGCCCAGGGCGGCAAGGTCGGCAACTCGATCTGCGAGCCCGACATGTTCCCCGTAGCGCTGGAGATCCTCGAACTGGCCAAGAAGAAGGGCGTACAGCTCGTCATGTCGCCCGATGCGCTGATCGCCGACGCTTTTTCGGCCGACGCCAACACCTCGACGGCTCCGGCCGACAACATCCCCGACGGCTGGGAGGGTGTCGACATTGCCGACGAAGGCAAGAAGATCTTCCGCGAGCACATCCTGGGCTGCAAGACCATCCTGTGGAACGGCCCGGTAGGCGTCTTCGAGATCGACAAGTTCGCCACGGGTTCGAAGGAAGTGGCTCTGGCCATCGCCGAGGCTACGAAGAAGGGCGCCTACTCGCTCATCGGCGGCGGTGATTCGGTAGCCTGCATCAACAAGTTCGGTCTGGCCGACCAGGTATCCTACATCTCGACCGGCGGCGGCGCCCTGCTCGAGTACATCGAGTTCGGCACGCTGCCCGGCGTAGAGGCCATCCGCGAATAG